A segment of the Staphylococcus ratti genome:
ACAATGTACATCAAGTAGGTCTAAGTTTATTAAAACTTAAGCAACCGATTAATTTTGCAAAAGAGAGTCATTACGCCTCACTAATTTTTGTACTTAGTGCGGTTGATAGTACGTCGCACTTAAACGTGTTACAAAATTTAGCACAAGTTTTAGGTGAGTCACACAATATAGAAGCTTTAGTACATGCTACGAATGTAGATGAAATCATTCAAATTATAAAAGGAGTAGATTAATATGAAAATTTTAGTTGTATGCGGACATGGATTAGGAAGCAGTTTTATGGTGGATATGAATGTGCAAGAAGTGTTGCAAAAGTTAAATGTTCAACAAGACATTGAAGTAGACCATAGTGACATTATGACGGCCAGTCCAGAAATGGCAGATATATTTATTTGTGGGAGAGACTTAGAAGAAAATGCGTCACGCTTAGGTGATGTATTAATTTTAGACAATATTTTAGATAAACAAGAGTTAGAAGAGAAACTCACTACAAAATTAAGTGAACGACATCAAATTTAATTTTAAAGGGGTGGCACCATGAAAAGTATACTTCATTTTATCGTTGATATTTTAAGTCAACCTGCAATATTGGTCGCTTTAATCGCATTGATTGGCTTGTTAGTTCAAAAGAAGCCAGCCGCAGTAGTGACGACAGGTACGATTAAAACGATTTTAGGTTTCTTAATTCTTAGTGCTGGTGCAGGGGTAGTAGTTCGATCGTTAGAACCTTTCGGAAAAATATTCCAACATGCCTTTGGCGTCCAAGGTGTTGTACCAAACAATGAAGCTATTATTTCTATCGCTTTAGAGCAATACGGCACAACAGCTGCGCTAATTATGGTATTCGGCATGTTAGTAAACATTTTAATCGCACGATTCACCAACTTAAAATATATTTTCTTAACAGGTCACCATACCTTTTATATGGCGGCATTTTTAGCGATTATTCTTACAGTTGGAAAAGTAAATAGCATGTTGACGATTGTACTTGGATCGCTTATTTTAGGATTGCTCATGTCTATCTTTCCAGCATTGGCACAACCGACCATGCGCAAAATTACAGGTAATGATCAAGTGGCGCTCGGTCATTTCGGTACGGTCAGTTATTGGGCAGCTGGAGAAATTGGCAAATGCTTTAAAGGAAAATCAAAATCGACAGAAGAGATTAAGTTCCCGAAAGGGCTTAGCTTCCTCCGTGAAAGTACGATTAGTATTTCTATTACGATGGTCGCATTGT
Coding sequences within it:
- a CDS encoding PTS sugar transporter subunit IIA, producing the protein MAIEWLTKDKIIVKDYVDTWEEAIQIAAQPLVSQKYIETTYIDAMIQSVQNLGPYIVIAPQVAIAHARPSDNVHQVGLSLLKLKQPINFAKESHYASLIFVLSAVDSTSHLNVLQNLAQVLGESHNIEALVHATNVDEIIQIIKGVD
- a CDS encoding PTS sugar transporter subunit IIB, which encodes MKILVVCGHGLGSSFMVDMNVQEVLQKLNVQQDIEVDHSDIMTASPEMADIFICGRDLEENASRLGDVLILDNILDKQELEEKLTTKLSERHQI
- a CDS encoding PTS ascorbate transporter subunit IIC, yielding MKSILHFIVDILSQPAILVALIALIGLLVQKKPAAVVTTGTIKTILGFLILSAGAGVVVRSLEPFGKIFQHAFGVQGVVPNNEAIISIALEQYGTTAALIMVFGMLVNILIARFTNLKYIFLTGHHTFYMAAFLAIILTVGKVNSMLTIVLGSLILGLLMSIFPALAQPTMRKITGNDQVALGHFGTVSYWAAGEIGKCFKGKSKSTEEIKFPKGLSFLRESTISISITMVALYLVACLFAGIGYVHKEISHEQNFIVFSLIQGVTFAAGVFIILTGVRLILAEIVPAFKGISEKLVPNSKPALDCPIVFPYAQNAVLIGFFVSFITGVGGMLLMFLLAGVVILPGVVPHFFLGAASGVFGNARGGIKGAIFGAMMNGILITFLPLLFLPFLGSLGLASTTFSDTDFLVVGIVFGNIVKTLGTFGVITALIAIAVLAIALQKRSNKTA